From Paenibacillus sp. GP183, one genomic window encodes:
- a CDS encoding PLP-dependent aminotransferase family protein has product MEFHLPYATFLSRYPTKYLALYHALREEMISGRMAFDTKLPSSRELAADYPISRGTVNQVYEMLIAEGYLTAEVGRGTFVGYKSAAESHRTDSENQITLSIWAQKVQELLKAGVDDNRKEAAENEWRGNEEEKAEGAKEPPEENAIKREIPIIRFDLLRTDLAYFPSEEWNRCMHEQVRRMTESPQEELYVVEGHYELREAISQHLRRTRGFDSSPERIVIVNGSMQAIALLTQILVNPGDAVVVESPGYSGLGRAVQAAGGIPVHTGVDGKGLIPQPWNARLLFATPNRHFPTGAVLGLDRRQQLLRWAAEHGAVVVEDDYDSEFRHRGHPLEPLKALDQEGRVVYIGTFSKTMRTGLRIGYIVLPSAQLHDAFVAAKRLYEPHPSGLLEQRSLAAFMASGAYARHLRRMRRVYAGKFHLLRALLQESGLSTLFEWVESDAGLHLFGWWRGDPRQYAAYAAACERAGVSWADAGSYLLPRGRCGACLGFSHLSEEEMREGVARMQRAWANLDTKSFILS; this is encoded by the coding sequence ATGGAGTTTCATTTACCCTACGCCACTTTCCTGTCCCGTTATCCTACCAAATATCTGGCGCTTTATCATGCATTAAGGGAAGAGATGATCAGCGGTCGAATGGCTTTTGATACGAAGCTGCCTTCGAGTCGTGAGCTCGCAGCCGATTATCCCATCTCCAGAGGGACCGTGAATCAGGTGTATGAGATGCTAATTGCGGAGGGCTACCTGACAGCCGAGGTGGGTCGAGGCACGTTTGTGGGATATAAAAGTGCTGCTGAAAGTCATCGTACCGACTCGGAAAATCAAATAACTTTGTCCATTTGGGCTCAAAAAGTGCAGGAGTTATTGAAGGCAGGTGTTGATGATAATCGGAAAGAGGCTGCGGAAAATGAATGGAGGGGAAACGAGGAGGAGAAGGCAGAGGGAGCAAAGGAGCCACCTGAAGAAAACGCAATAAAGAGAGAAATACCTATCATCCGTTTCGATCTGTTGAGGACGGATTTGGCGTATTTTCCCAGTGAGGAGTGGAACCGCTGCATGCACGAACAGGTGCGGCGAATGACTGAATCACCGCAGGAAGAGCTTTACGTCGTCGAGGGGCATTATGAGCTTCGCGAAGCCATATCGCAGCATTTGCGACGGACTCGGGGGTTCGATTCGTCTCCAGAGCGAATCGTGATCGTCAACGGGTCGATGCAGGCGATCGCGCTGCTGACCCAGATCCTGGTCAACCCGGGCGACGCTGTTGTCGTCGAGAGCCCGGGCTACTCCGGCCTCGGCCGCGCTGTGCAAGCGGCCGGCGGAATTCCCGTCCACACCGGGGTGGACGGGAAAGGGCTCATCCCGCAGCCGTGGAACGCACGGCTGCTGTTTGCGACACCGAACCGCCATTTCCCTACGGGAGCGGTTCTCGGCTTGGATCGTCGCCAGCAACTGCTGCGCTGGGCGGCGGAGCACGGCGCTGTCGTCGTCGAAGACGACTACGACAGCGAGTTCAGGCATCGGGGGCATCCGCTGGAGCCCCTGAAGGCGCTGGACCAGGAGGGCCGAGTGGTGTACATCGGCACCTTCTCTAAAACGATGCGCACTGGACTGCGCATCGGCTACATCGTGCTGCCCAGCGCGCAGCTGCACGATGCCTTTGTCGCCGCGAAGCGGCTGTACGAGCCGCACCCTTCGGGGCTGCTCGAGCAAAGATCGCTCGCCGCCTTCATGGCGAGCGGCGCGTACGCGCGACACCTGCGCCGCATGCGGCGGGTGTACGCGGGCAAGTTCCATCTCCTGCGCGCCCTGCTGCAGGAGAGCGGGCTCTCCACCCTCTTCGAGTGGGTGGAGAGCGATGCCGGGCTGCATCTGTTCGGCTGGTGGCGGGGGGACCCCCGCCAGTACGCCGCTTATGCAGCCGCATGTGAGAGAGCCGGCGTGTCGTGGGCCGACGCCGGCTCGTATCTGCTGCCCCGCGGACGGTGCGGGGCGTGCCTCGGTTTCTCGCATCTCTCCGAGGAGGAGATGCGGGAGGGTGTTGCGCGCATGCAGCGCGCTTGGGCGAATTTGGACACAAAATCGTTCATTTTGAGTTAG
- a CDS encoding NAD-dependent malic enzyme, producing MANSAGAATTIILRLEMQKDLVTFGQIATAIGDAGGDIVAVDVTRASKNITTRDITVNVSDQNQSDAIVGSMGRLPGVKVINVSDQTFLLHIGGKIEVTPKIPIKNRDDLSRVYTPGVAQVCMAIHEDPSKAHSLTIKRNTVAVVSDGTAVLGLGNIGPEAAMPVMEGKAMLFKQMAGVDAFPICLDTQDTEEIIRVVKAIAPTFGGINLEDISSPRCFEIEERLIAELDIPVFHDDQHGTAVVILAGLLNAAKVVGKNLEDCKVVVTGIGAAGIACTKMLLSAGVTNIIGVDREGAIARGVGYANSAWEWYAQNTNPLGLRGNLSEVIQGADIFIGLSGPGVLKVTDIQSMAVDPIVFAMANPTPEIAPEEAEPYVRVMATGRSDYPNQINNVLCFPGIFRGVLDCRASKITQEMKLAAAKAIASVVSEDELNEYYIIPSVFNHDVVEKVSEAVMEAAYESGVARRRKPSKTN from the coding sequence ATGGCGAATTCAGCTGGAGCAGCAACGACGATTATTTTACGATTGGAAATGCAAAAGGATCTGGTCACGTTTGGCCAAATCGCCACTGCCATTGGGGATGCAGGCGGAGATATCGTTGCGGTTGACGTGACGAGGGCAAGCAAAAACATAACCACTCGCGATATCACGGTGAATGTCAGCGACCAGAACCAGTCGGATGCCATTGTGGGCTCGATGGGCAGACTTCCTGGAGTCAAGGTCATCAACGTTTCGGACCAAACCTTCCTGCTGCATATTGGCGGAAAGATCGAGGTCACCCCAAAGATTCCGATTAAAAACAGGGATGATTTGTCCAGGGTCTATACCCCTGGAGTGGCGCAGGTGTGTATGGCCATCCATGAAGATCCTTCCAAAGCGCATTCATTAACGATAAAAAGAAATACAGTAGCCGTTGTATCGGATGGAACTGCGGTACTGGGTCTTGGCAATATTGGGCCTGAAGCGGCGATGCCGGTTATGGAAGGGAAGGCCATGCTGTTCAAGCAGATGGCTGGAGTAGATGCCTTTCCGATCTGTCTCGATACTCAGGATACAGAGGAAATCATCAGGGTTGTTAAAGCAATTGCGCCAACATTTGGAGGCATTAACCTCGAGGATATTTCATCGCCGCGCTGCTTTGAAATTGAAGAAAGACTTATCGCTGAGCTCGATATTCCCGTTTTTCACGATGATCAGCACGGAACGGCGGTTGTGATTCTGGCGGGCCTGCTGAATGCCGCTAAAGTGGTGGGCAAAAATCTGGAGGATTGCAAAGTGGTTGTGACCGGCATTGGGGCGGCAGGCATCGCTTGTACCAAAATGCTGCTTTCAGCGGGAGTGACGAATATTATCGGCGTTGACCGTGAGGGAGCGATTGCACGTGGTGTCGGGTATGCAAACTCCGCTTGGGAATGGTATGCGCAGAATACGAATCCGCTGGGCCTTCGGGGGAATCTGAGCGAAGTCATTCAAGGGGCGGATATTTTCATCGGCCTGTCCGGTCCGGGTGTCTTGAAAGTCACCGATATCCAGAGCATGGCTGTCGATCCAATCGTGTTTGCGATGGCGAATCCCACACCAGAAATTGCTCCGGAGGAGGCTGAGCCTTATGTCCGCGTGATGGCCACCGGCCGTTCGGATTACCCGAATCAAATCAACAATGTACTTTGCTTTCCCGGCATTTTTCGCGGGGTGCTCGATTGCCGGGCGTCCAAAATCACCCAGGAAATGAAGCTGGCCGCCGCCAAGGCCATCGCCTCTGTGGTGAGTGAGGATGAGCTGAATGAGTACTACATCATACCGAGCGTTTTCAATCATGACGTAGTGGAAAAAGTGAGCGAAGCTGTAATGGAAGCTGCTTACGAATCCGGTGTTGCAAGACGTAGAAAGCCTAGCAAGACAAATTAA
- a CDS encoding AraC family transcriptional regulator: protein MLHVSPDRFALLSAYAKITCEPNWKWAKRDQPMMNYDLFYVWSGIGEVELNNQIYSVQEGSCFLFRPGDETSATHNPQKPLVLTYIHFALPDSIKLELVPRPYHILQDKLAFEALLAQYVRVRLSGVFGAEEEARLVLKQLMIRLLRVDMEEEQQRPLGSNKLSESIQEVANYIRQNAAKPHSIRDLSARANLSARYFSLKFKEAFGESVQSYLIKARIERAEHLLHYAGMSVTEVADALGYRDVFFFSRQFKQYTGKSPSELR, encoded by the coding sequence GTGCTGCACGTTTCTCCGGATCGTTTCGCATTATTATCGGCATACGCCAAAATTACTTGTGAGCCTAATTGGAAATGGGCGAAACGGGATCAACCGATGATGAATTATGATTTGTTTTATGTATGGAGCGGAATTGGTGAGGTGGAATTGAATAACCAGATTTATTCCGTTCAAGAGGGGAGCTGCTTTTTGTTTCGTCCCGGCGATGAAACGAGTGCGACCCACAATCCGCAGAAACCGTTGGTCCTAACCTACATACATTTTGCGCTTCCCGACTCGATCAAGCTCGAGCTGGTTCCACGGCCCTATCACATTTTGCAGGATAAGCTTGCATTCGAAGCGCTGCTGGCCCAGTATGTACGTGTGCGCCTTTCGGGTGTATTCGGTGCGGAGGAAGAAGCCAGACTCGTGCTTAAGCAGTTGATGATTCGCTTGCTCAGAGTGGATATGGAAGAAGAACAGCAGCGTCCCCTGGGCAGCAATAAGCTGTCCGAGAGCATTCAGGAAGTCGCGAATTATATCCGCCAGAATGCGGCGAAGCCGCACAGTATCCGCGACCTGTCTGCTCGTGCCAATCTGTCCGCAAGATACTTTTCCTTAAAGTTCAAGGAAGCTTTCGGGGAGTCGGTGCAGTCCTATTTGATCAAAGCGCGAATTGAGCGTGCTGAGCATCTACTGCATTATGCCGGAATGAGCGTAACGGAAGTAGCCGATGCTCTGGGATACAGGGATGTATTTTTTTTCAGCCGCCAATTCAAGCAGTATACGGGTAAAAGTCCTTCCGAGCTGCGCTAA